A stretch of the Janthinobacterium sp. B9-8 genome encodes the following:
- a CDS encoding ABC transporter permease, whose amino-acid sequence MEVIHYFWENSSIILSLTREHMMLVSIAVGFAILLGVPIGVLIVRLPSLAPWVLGLATVILTTPSIALFGLMIPLFSMINQGIGYVPAISAVFLYSLLPIIRNTHTALQHIDPGVRESCKGLGMSFFQRLCWVELPLAVPLIFGGIRTAVVMNIGVMAIASTIGAGGLGLLILHGISQSDIRQLIVGAVMISLLAIVMDLILNRIQHYLTPKGIRS is encoded by the coding sequence ATGGAAGTCATCCACTATTTTTGGGAAAACAGCAGCATTATTTTAAGCTTAACCCGTGAACATATGATGCTGGTCTCCATTGCGGTGGGCTTTGCAATTTTGCTAGGCGTACCAATCGGCGTGCTGATTGTTCGGCTCCCCTCGCTTGCACCCTGGGTGCTGGGCCTTGCCACGGTTATTCTTACTACGCCATCAATTGCGCTGTTTGGCCTGATGATTCCGCTATTTTCGATGATCAACCAGGGCATCGGCTATGTGCCGGCGATCTCGGCGGTATTTTTATACTCGTTACTGCCGATTATTCGTAACACCCACACCGCTTTGCAGCATATTGATCCGGGCGTGCGCGAATCGTGCAAGGGCCTTGGTATGAGTTTTTTCCAACGGCTTTGCTGGGTAGAGCTACCACTGGCTGTACCGCTTATTTTTGGCGGCATCCGCACCGCCGTAGTCATGAATATCGGCGTTATGGCGATTGCCAGCACCATCGGTGCAGGTGGCCTTGGCCTCTTGATTTTGCATGGCATTAGTCAGAGTGATATCCGTCAACTCATTGTTGGCGCAGTGATGATCAGTCTGCTCGCCATAGTGATGGATCTTATCCTCAATCGTATTCAGCACTACCTCACTCCTAAAGGTATCCGCTCATGA
- a CDS encoding ABC transporter ATP-binding protein: MIQLENLSKTFTQKNGQTVTAVNNVNLHVEEGKICVLLGPSGCGKTTTLKMVNRLINPSSGRILINGQDTQEMDVVALRRQIGYVIQQIGLFPNMTIEENICIVPRLLGWDKKRSRERARELMDMVALDPNRFLSRYPREMSGGQQQRIGVIRALAADAPVLLMDEPFGAVDPINRESIQNEFLLMQRKLNKTVLMVSHDIDEAIKLGDNIAIFRQGKIVQHATPDQLLAAPVDDFVGSFVGQDRTLKRLLLINAGQVCDGQTTLTAQPSTDLKEAFSLMDDNEQRFLTIVDDKATPLGYVSRKEIRNASGTCLDKLHPFEVTAQASDNLRVILSKLYEHNLVWMPIVDDENNYQGEISQDDIARHLSTPAL; encoded by the coding sequence ATGATTCAGCTAGAAAATCTCAGTAAGACATTTACCCAAAAAAATGGCCAAACCGTAACTGCGGTCAACAATGTTAATTTGCATGTTGAAGAAGGCAAAATCTGCGTCTTGCTCGGGCCATCAGGTTGCGGTAAAACCACCACGCTTAAAATGGTGAATCGCCTCATTAACCCTAGCTCGGGCCGAATTCTGATTAATGGCCAAGATACCCAAGAAATGGATGTAGTGGCGCTGCGCCGCCAGATTGGCTATGTCATTCAGCAGATTGGTCTATTCCCAAACATGACCATCGAAGAAAATATCTGCATCGTGCCCCGCCTTTTAGGTTGGGATAAAAAGCGCAGCCGTGAGCGAGCCAGAGAGCTGATGGATATGGTGGCACTCGACCCCAATCGCTTTCTAAGCCGCTACCCGCGTGAAATGTCAGGTGGCCAGCAGCAGCGCATTGGCGTAATCCGCGCACTGGCAGCAGATGCTCCCGTACTTCTGATGGACGAGCCCTTCGGTGCGGTTGATCCGATCAATCGTGAATCAATTCAGAACGAGTTTTTGCTGATGCAGCGTAAGCTCAATAAAACCGTACTGATGGTCAGCCACGATATCGACGAAGCCATCAAATTAGGCGATAACATTGCCATCTTCAGGCAGGGGAAAATTGTGCAACACGCCACGCCTGATCAACTGCTCGCCGCCCCGGTGGACGATTTTGTGGGCTCTTTTGTAGGGCAAGATCGCACACTGAAACGCCTGCTACTAATTAATGCGGGCCAGGTCTGTGATGGCCAAACCACCTTGACGGCACAACCTTCTACCGACTTAAAAGAAGCATTTAGCTTAATGGACGATAACGAGCAGCGCTTTCTGACCATTGTTGACGATAAAGCCACGCCACTGGGCTATGTTTCCCGCAAGGAAATCCGCAATGCCAGCGGCACCTGCCTTGATAAGCTTCATCCTTTTGAGGTCACTGCCCAGGCCAGCGACAATTTGCGCGTTATCCTTTCCAAGCTCTACGAACACAACCTCGTCTGGATGCCGATTGTGGATGATGAGAATAATTACCAAGGGGAAATCTCGCAAGACGATATCGCCCGCCATTTAAGTACGCCAGCGCTATAA
- a CDS encoding response regulator has protein sequence MSVTALRDAQDAIIGYLLIGTDNAARKQVEEARTVLDQRLRDQQFYTRSLIESNIDALMTTDPQGIISDVNQQMIALTGRTRDELIGAPCKNFFTDPVRADAAIKRVLTENKVSDYELTVRAQNGLETVVSYNAATFHDRDRKVQGVFAAARDVTDRKRFERTLQEKNIELEHASRMKSEFLATMSHELRTPLNAIIGFSEALKDGFMGPTSDIQHEYIGDIFTSGQHLLSLINDILDLSKVEAGMMTLDLETVDLHSLLTSSLTIVKEKAATQRIRLELDASEDLGIPQFDQRKTKQIVYNLLSNAVKFTANGGCVTLRARRVFRSSVGQLSGTWPVHSFPLLNNEYNEFLEICVTDNGIGISKANMAKLFQAFSQIDSRLARKFEGTGLGLAMVKQLAELHGGTVAVASAEGEGASFAAWLPLRNMQPATLPCTANINFADAKGCIALIIENDEQSANLIGLQLEAEGFSILYASTTEAALQLAPQANLRLIILDLDLPATGEAWEFLLRIRENRHLAHVPVVIISNLSDSKMALLEGASAVLQKPISHTELKTALANLRLSPGPQNPYTVLIIDDDAKAIDALTVFLSAPAYIVVQALSGKEGLKLAQQLNPDLILLDLLMPDMSGFEVVDALELDPATEHIPILVVTSKRITEQDRAALNSKPERQIQIIEKAGFNHLGFIAKVKRALRPPLERTPDGQSISH, from the coding sequence GTGTCCGTCACGGCACTTCGTGATGCGCAAGATGCCATCATCGGCTACCTATTGATTGGCACAGACAATGCGGCCCGCAAGCAAGTTGAAGAAGCCCGTACCGTGCTCGATCAGCGCTTACGCGATCAGCAGTTTTATACCCGATCTTTGATTGAATCCAATATCGATGCGCTGATGACCACCGATCCGCAGGGCATTATTTCCGACGTAAACCAACAAATGATCGCGCTCACCGGGCGAACCCGTGATGAGCTAATTGGTGCGCCCTGCAAAAATTTCTTTACCGATCCGGTACGGGCTGATGCCGCCATTAAACGTGTGCTCACAGAAAACAAAGTCAGCGATTACGAGCTCACCGTCAGAGCGCAAAACGGCCTAGAAACCGTGGTGTCCTACAACGCGGCCACTTTTCATGATCGGGATCGCAAGGTACAGGGTGTGTTTGCTGCCGCACGGGATGTAACCGATCGCAAGCGCTTTGAGCGCACCTTACAAGAAAAAAATATTGAGTTAGAACATGCCAGCCGGATGAAATCCGAGTTTCTCGCCACCATGTCGCACGAGCTGCGCACGCCGCTTAACGCCATTATTGGCTTTTCTGAAGCCTTAAAAGATGGCTTTATGGGCCCGACCAGTGACATTCAGCACGAATACATCGGTGATATTTTTACCAGCGGCCAACACCTGCTCTCGCTGATTAATGACATTCTCGACCTATCCAAAGTTGAAGCGGGCATGATGACGCTGGATTTAGAAACGGTTGATTTGCACAGTCTGCTGACAAGCAGCCTGACTATCGTCAAAGAAAAAGCCGCTACTCAACGCATCCGGCTGGAGCTAGACGCCAGTGAAGACCTGGGCATTCCTCAGTTCGATCAGCGTAAAACCAAGCAAATTGTTTATAACTTGCTCTCTAATGCGGTCAAATTCACTGCTAATGGGGGTTGTGTCACCCTCAGGGCACGTCGTGTTTTCCGTAGCAGCGTAGGGCAGTTATCGGGCACATGGCCGGTGCATAGCTTTCCTCTGCTCAATAATGAATACAACGAGTTTCTTGAAATTTGCGTAACCGACAATGGTATTGGTATTTCTAAAGCCAATATGGCGAAATTATTTCAAGCTTTTAGCCAGATCGACAGCCGCTTAGCGCGTAAATTTGAAGGAACAGGCTTGGGGCTGGCCATGGTTAAACAACTGGCAGAGCTACATGGCGGCACCGTAGCCGTCGCAAGTGCAGAGGGTGAAGGCGCAAGTTTTGCTGCTTGGCTCCCTTTGCGCAATATGCAACCTGCAACACTCCCTTGCACCGCAAACATAAACTTTGCTGATGCAAAAGGATGTATTGCGCTGATCATCGAAAATGACGAGCAATCGGCCAATTTGATTGGTCTACAGCTTGAAGCAGAAGGCTTTTCCATACTCTATGCATCGACGACAGAGGCTGCACTACAACTCGCCCCACAAGCAAACTTGCGCTTAATTATTCTCGACTTAGATTTACCGGCCACAGGAGAGGCTTGGGAATTTCTTTTACGAATCCGCGAAAACCGTCACTTAGCCCATGTGCCTGTCGTCATTATCTCTAATCTTAGCGATAGCAAAATGGCCTTACTTGAAGGTGCCTCCGCCGTTTTACAAAAGCCAATCAGCCATACCGAATTAAAAACCGCCCTTGCCAATTTGCGCCTAAGCCCAGGCCCGCAAAATCCTTACACCGTATTGATCATTGATGATGATGCCAAAGCGATTGATGCGCTGACCGTCTTTTTATCAGCTCCAGCCTATATTGTCGTGCAGGCGCTCAGCGGCAAGGAAGGGCTAAAGCTAGCGCAGCAGCTTAATCCTGACTTAATTTTACTTGATCTGCTCATGCCAGATATGAGTGGCTTTGAGGTCGTAGACGCATTAGAGCTTGACCCTGCTACCGAGCATATTCCCATCTTAGTGGTTACATCCAAACGGATCACAGAGCAAGATCGGGCGGCGCTCAATAGCAAGCCTGAGCGGCAGATCCAGATTATTGAAAAAGCGGGGTTTAATCACCTTGGCTTTATCGCCAAAGTGAAACGCGCATTACGCCCCCCATTAGAAAGGACACCCGATGGCCAGAGTATTAGTCATTGA
- a CDS encoding EAL domain-containing response regulator yields the protein MSSTTPTILIVDDEIQNRKLLEALLRPEGYFTRCAASGEEALASIAEHAPDLILLDIMMPGMDGFEVAVILKANPATSNIPIIMVTALDDRSARLAGLNAGAEEFLSKPVDRAELWLRVRNLLRLKAFGDFLQNHSLILEQEVQARTADLQRFRSAMDATADAIFLVSRNTMRFVEINATACSMLGYTRQELLDATPAEIGEVSLEALETTYDSIIAGQDINVLVDTTIRRKDGSYLQVEVHQQAQKSENDWVMVGVARDLTERKESAQRLHQLAHYDVLTGLPNRTLFYEALKNALIQATDSNGQLAVLFVDLDLFKNVNDTLGHAIGDELLNQFGNRLVQCMRTGDTVGRLGGDEFALILVMQNEPFYPTLVANKIREVLRESFEIQGQEVTVSASMGITIYPDDATAHETLIKYADTAMYRAKQAGRDTYRFFTAQMNAEVLARHDLEVALHKAVENKEFVLHYQPKVHLKSGRIVGLEALLRWQRPGHGLVPPYLFIPVLEETGLIVRVGSWAITTACQQIGQWLHAAIGPMQISVNVAGRQFIEGDLEGDVIKALLDHDIPANLLELELTEGSLMVNTKRTITILQNLKTRGVQISIDDFGTGYSSLAYLRRFPIDKLKIDIAFIREVTTNPDDAAIALAIIRMAHSLKLEVIAEGVETEAQLTFLLRYHCDQIQGYYFSPPLPLHELEQVLLSETLDLAGLADPNTKEQDE from the coding sequence ATGAGCAGCACTACCCCCACTATTTTGATTGTGGATGATGAAATTCAGAATCGTAAGTTGCTCGAAGCATTGCTCAGGCCAGAAGGCTACTTTACGCGCTGCGCAGCCAGTGGCGAAGAAGCACTGGCCTCGATTGCCGAGCATGCGCCAGATTTAATCTTGCTCGATATCATGATGCCGGGCATGGATGGCTTTGAAGTGGCGGTAATCCTCAAAGCCAACCCTGCCACTTCCAACATTCCCATCATCATGGTTACGGCACTCGACGATAGAAGCGCTCGACTAGCAGGACTGAATGCGGGGGCTGAAGAGTTTTTAAGCAAGCCTGTTGATCGCGCCGAATTATGGCTAAGAGTGCGCAATTTACTGCGCTTAAAAGCTTTTGGGGATTTTCTACAAAACCACAGCCTTATTCTGGAGCAGGAAGTACAGGCACGCACCGCAGATTTACAGCGCTTTCGCTCTGCGATGGATGCCACGGCCGATGCTATTTTCTTGGTCAGCCGCAATACAATGCGCTTTGTTGAAATCAATGCCACCGCCTGCAGCATGCTAGGCTATACCCGCCAGGAATTACTTGACGCCACCCCTGCTGAAATCGGCGAAGTCTCGCTTGAAGCCCTTGAAACCACCTACGACAGCATCATTGCGGGCCAAGATATTAATGTGCTGGTGGACACCACGATACGGCGTAAAGATGGCTCTTATTTACAAGTAGAAGTTCATCAACAAGCCCAAAAATCAGAAAACGACTGGGTTATGGTTGGCGTAGCACGCGACCTGACCGAGCGTAAGGAATCAGCGCAGCGCCTGCACCAACTGGCCCATTACGATGTACTTACCGGCTTACCCAATCGCACCCTGTTTTATGAAGCACTCAAAAACGCGCTGATTCAGGCCACAGACAGCAATGGCCAGCTGGCCGTGCTCTTTGTTGATTTAGACCTTTTTAAAAATGTAAACGATACCTTGGGCCATGCAATCGGCGATGAGCTGCTCAACCAGTTTGGCAATCGCTTAGTTCAATGCATGCGTACTGGTGATACGGTGGGGCGCTTGGGCGGCGATGAATTTGCACTCATCTTGGTTATGCAGAACGAGCCCTTCTATCCCACACTGGTTGCCAATAAAATACGTGAGGTATTGCGTGAATCTTTTGAGATTCAAGGCCAGGAAGTGACGGTCAGCGCCAGTATGGGCATCACTATTTACCCTGATGACGCCACCGCCCATGAAACACTCATCAAATATGCAGATACCGCGATGTACCGTGCCAAACAAGCAGGGCGCGATACCTATCGTTTTTTTACCGCGCAAATGAATGCCGAAGTTTTAGCCCGGCATGATCTTGAAGTGGCTTTACACAAGGCCGTAGAAAACAAGGAATTTGTACTGCATTACCAGCCCAAAGTGCACCTCAAAAGTGGCCGTATCGTAGGACTTGAAGCCCTATTACGCTGGCAGCGCCCCGGACATGGGCTGGTGCCACCCTACCTTTTTATCCCTGTACTCGAAGAAACAGGGCTGATTGTGCGAGTAGGAAGCTGGGCCATCACAACCGCTTGCCAGCAAATCGGACAATGGCTGCACGCCGCAATTGGCCCAATGCAAATTTCTGTCAACGTGGCTGGCCGTCAATTTATTGAGGGCGATTTAGAAGGAGATGTCATTAAAGCACTGCTTGATCATGACATCCCTGCCAATTTGCTCGAATTGGAGTTAACAGAAGGATCGTTAATGGTGAATACCAAACGCACCATCACCATCTTGCAAAATCTAAAAACACGCGGCGTACAAATTTCTATTGATGACTTTGGCACCGGTTACTCAAGCCTCGCCTATTTACGGCGCTTTCCGATTGATAAGCTCAAGATTGATATCGCGTTTATTCGCGAAGTGACCACCAATCCCGACGATGCAGCCATTGCACTAGCCATTATCCGCATGGCCCATAGCTTAAAACTTGAAGTGATCGCTGAAGGGGTAGAAACCGAAGCGCAGCTCACGTTTTTACTACGCTACCACTGTGATCAAATCCAAGGCTATTACTTCAGCCCGCCATTACCCTTACACGAGCTAGAACAAGTATTACTCTCGGAAACACTGGATCTGGCCGGGCTGGCAGATCCAAACACCAAGGAGCAGGATGAATAA
- a CDS encoding siderophore-interacting protein, which yields MSQESPPKQAPRKLQVLQSVPLTPHLQRLTLGGPELQGFPSPSNGAHIKLLLPQEGRALTLPTVGPKGLIWPPAQDRPVVRTYTVRQFDAKQQKLVVDFVIHDEYGPASYWAQHAQIGDDVGLAGPSGPARFNPDADYFLLAGDLSALPALCTVLEALPANAIGTALIEIPTAEDQQPLQHPAGVNIVWLISTTPSALLPQAVLDLPWPEGSVSATVAGETEAVVQIRKYLRINKKLNVSQCYAVPYWKYQHSEEAYHDERHRIMDEVLTPA from the coding sequence ATGAGTCAAGAATCGCCTCCTAAACAAGCCCCGCGCAAATTGCAAGTACTGCAAAGCGTGCCGCTTACTCCGCATTTGCAACGTCTTACTCTGGGAGGACCAGAGCTACAAGGGTTTCCCAGCCCGAGTAATGGCGCACATATCAAGCTGCTGTTGCCCCAGGAAGGCCGGGCACTCACCCTGCCTACCGTTGGCCCCAAAGGCTTAATCTGGCCCCCCGCGCAAGACCGGCCTGTGGTGCGCACTTATACGGTTCGCCAATTTGATGCCAAGCAACAAAAACTAGTCGTTGATTTTGTGATTCACGATGAATACGGCCCTGCTTCCTACTGGGCGCAGCATGCACAAATAGGCGACGATGTCGGCCTGGCAGGCCCCAGTGGCCCGGCACGTTTTAATCCAGACGCAGATTACTTTTTATTAGCGGGTGATTTATCGGCCCTGCCAGCACTCTGCACAGTGCTTGAAGCATTGCCTGCAAACGCCATTGGCACCGCTTTGATCGAGATTCCTACAGCAGAAGACCAGCAGCCTCTGCAACACCCAGCTGGAGTTAATATTGTATGGCTAATCAGCACCACGCCTAGTGCTCTGCTACCTCAGGCTGTTTTGGATCTGCCGTGGCCAGAAGGATCCGTCTCTGCCACCGTGGCAGGCGAAACAGAAGCCGTAGTGCAAATCCGAAAATATCTGCGTATTAATAAAAAGCTCAATGTAAGTCAGTGCTACGCCGTGCCTTACTGGAAATATCAGCACAGCGAAGAGGCCTACCACGACGAGCGCCATCGCATTATGGATGAAGTACTGACACCAGCGTAA
- a CDS encoding ABC transporter permease, with protein sequence MSVHLKRGLFIAFLAAIFALIQSQPAWLKTYQSDLIYLGQQHLRLAGYSMFLALIVGLPAGIVLSRSWARRYAEPLLQIFNVGNTLPPLAVLALAMVLVGIGDKPAIIALFLASLLPIVRNTYTGLCGVSPALLEAARGLGMTPRQSLYYVELPNAAPVILVGVRLALVINVGTVPLTFLIGASSYGELIFPGIFLNNQTQLLVGAGATAIVALALDQTVARIGQIFAKRASN encoded by the coding sequence ATGTCTGTGCATCTAAAACGCGGCCTGTTCATTGCCTTTTTGGCCGCGATCTTCGCCCTTATTCAGTCGCAACCCGCGTGGCTAAAAACCTACCAAAGCGATCTGATCTACCTTGGCCAGCAGCATCTTCGCCTTGCTGGCTACTCTATGTTTTTAGCTTTGATTGTTGGTCTGCCTGCGGGCATTGTGCTGAGCAGAAGCTGGGCCAGACGCTATGCCGAGCCCTTATTGCAGATCTTTAATGTTGGGAACACCCTCCCTCCGCTCGCCGTGCTGGCTCTGGCGATGGTACTGGTTGGCATTGGCGACAAGCCTGCCATTATTGCGCTCTTTTTAGCCTCTCTCCTCCCTATTGTCCGCAACACTTATACCGGCCTTTGCGGTGTATCACCTGCTTTACTTGAAGCCGCTCGCGGCCTTGGCATGACTCCCAGACAAAGCCTTTACTACGTTGAACTACCCAATGCCGCGCCGGTTATTTTGGTGGGCGTACGTCTGGCTTTAGTCATCAATGTGGGCACGGTACCCCTGACTTTCCTCATTGGAGCCAGCAGCTATGGCGAGCTGATTTTCCCCGGCATCTTCTTAAATAATCAGACCCAGCTCTTAGTGGGTGCAGGTGCAACCGCCATTGTGGCACTGGCACTTGATCAAACCGTTGCCCGTATTGGCCAGATTTTTGCCAAACGCGCATCAAACTAA
- a CDS encoding benzoate/H(+) symporter BenE family transporter, with product MRQTSSSLPLLTAGFVTVLVGFTSSAAIVFQAATAAGATPGQLASWMWALGMGMGLTCIGLSLRYKNPVVTAWSTPGAALLASSLQGIPMGEAIGAFMFCAALITLSGITGWFERIMSRIPLPIAAAMLAGVLARFGINIFTEMQGQFTLVFAMFIAYLICKRFWPRYAIMMVLALGIAIAAGQGLLHIKEVNIAFAKPEFMMPVFNWQTMLSIGVPLFVVTMASQNMPGVAVIRANGYNTPISPLISWTGITTLLLAPFGCFSLNLAAITAAICMGKEAHEDPAQRFKASIAAGCFYLLLGVFGATIGALFTAFPNALVLAIAGLALLGTIANGLSAAMSDEKVREPALVTFLVTLSGISLLGIGAAFWGLIAGAIAILIMKKN from the coding sequence ATGCGACAGACCTCCAGCTCCTTGCCGCTTTTGACCGCCGGCTTTGTCACTGTGCTAGTAGGCTTTACCAGCTCTGCCGCCATTGTTTTTCAGGCCGCCACCGCAGCGGGTGCAACACCGGGGCAGCTTGCCTCGTGGATGTGGGCGCTGGGCATGGGGATGGGCCTCACCTGTATTGGATTATCACTACGTTATAAAAACCCGGTTGTCACGGCATGGTCCACGCCGGGCGCGGCGCTGCTGGCGAGCAGTTTGCAGGGTATTCCTATGGGGGAAGCCATTGGCGCATTTATGTTTTGCGCTGCGCTGATTACCTTAAGCGGCATAACAGGTTGGTTTGAACGCATCATGAGCCGCATTCCGCTGCCGATTGCAGCCGCCATGCTGGCAGGCGTTTTAGCACGATTTGGCATCAATATTTTCACCGAAATGCAAGGCCAGTTCACCCTTGTCTTTGCCATGTTCATTGCTTATTTAATATGTAAAAGATTTTGGCCGCGTTACGCCATCATGATGGTCTTGGCGCTAGGGATTGCGATTGCTGCAGGGCAAGGTTTATTGCATATCAAAGAAGTGAATATCGCCTTTGCCAAGCCAGAATTCATGATGCCGGTTTTTAACTGGCAGACCATGCTTAGCATTGGCGTGCCGCTCTTTGTCGTCACAATGGCTTCGCAAAATATGCCCGGTGTGGCGGTGATTCGAGCTAATGGCTACAACACACCCATTTCGCCCTTAATCAGCTGGACCGGCATCACCACCTTGCTACTTGCCCCTTTTGGCTGCTTCTCGCTCAATTTAGCCGCCATTACCGCCGCCATTTGTATGGGTAAAGAAGCACATGAAGACCCCGCTCAGCGCTTTAAAGCCAGCATTGCCGCAGGCTGTTTCTATTTATTACTGGGCGTTTTTGGCGCAACCATTGGGGCGCTCTTTACTGCGTTTCCTAACGCTTTGGTGTTAGCCATTGCAGGCCTCGCTCTACTGGGCACGATCGCCAACGGCTTGAGCGCAGCGATGAGCGATGAGAAAGTTCGCGAGCCTGCTCTAGTGACATTTCTAGTCACGCTTTCAGGGATTTCACTCTTAGGAATTGGCGCGGCTTTCTGGGGGCTTATTGCGGGCGCAATAGCGATCCTTATTATGAAAAAAAACTGA
- a CDS encoding glycine betaine ABC transporter substrate-binding protein: protein MQRFFLSISLMLIASLAHAAPIRLGSKDFTEQHLLSSMTKQYLVSKGFEVTTTTDLPSVIMRGALINKQLDMVWDYTGTALIVYHKLTEVNPKQSYDKVKELDIPNGLIWLKPAAMNNTYSFAMQRKRAEELGITTMSGMAKEFNQHKDWKLGLDIEFAGRPDGLAPMKEKYQLELERPQMKQMNSGLVYNAIRDGFVEVGLVYATDGRVKGFDFIILEDDQHFFPSYAATPVVEKSVLAANPGLEEALNTLSALLDNDTISTLNAKVDIEHQRIEKVAAQFLKDQGLLQGD from the coding sequence ATGCAACGATTTTTCCTCTCTATCAGCCTGATGCTGATTGCCAGCTTGGCCCACGCAGCACCTATCCGCTTAGGCAGCAAAGACTTTACCGAGCAGCATTTACTTTCGTCGATGACCAAGCAATATCTAGTGAGCAAAGGCTTCGAGGTCACCACCACCACGGATTTACCCAGTGTGATCATGCGTGGTGCACTCATCAATAAACAGCTAGACATGGTCTGGGATTACACCGGCACGGCGCTGATCGTTTATCACAAGCTCACCGAAGTAAACCCCAAGCAAAGCTATGACAAAGTAAAAGAGCTGGATATTCCTAATGGTTTGATCTGGCTCAAGCCCGCCGCCATGAACAATACCTATTCCTTTGCCATGCAACGCAAGCGGGCTGAGGAACTGGGCATCACCACCATGAGCGGCATGGCAAAAGAATTTAACCAGCATAAAGATTGGAAACTGGGGTTGGATATCGAATTTGCAGGCCGGCCCGATGGTTTAGCCCCGATGAAAGAGAAATATCAGCTAGAGCTTGAACGCCCGCAAATGAAGCAGATGAATTCTGGTTTAGTTTACAACGCCATTCGTGATGGCTTTGTTGAAGTGGGCTTGGTCTACGCCACAGATGGCCGGGTCAAAGGTTTTGATTTTATTATCCTCGAAGACGATCAGCATTTTTTCCCTAGCTATGCGGCAACACCCGTTGTAGAGAAATCTGTGCTTGCTGCCAATCCTGGCCTTGAAGAAGCACTCAACACCTTGTCTGCGCTGCTCGACAACGACACCATTTCTACCCTCAACGCCAAAGTAGATATTGAGCACCAGCGCATTGAAAAAGTAGCCGCCCAATTTCTAAAAGATCAGGGCTTACTTCAAGGAGATTAA
- a CDS encoding response regulator, with protein sequence MARVLVIEDNAANMKLTALLLRNAAHTVLCAVDAETGLTLARTEQPDLILMDIQLPDMDGLAATALLKQDPCTAAIPVIALTALAMKADKEKSQIAGCDAYIAKPLRYQELYAVIDSLLAKGQSKPADQMP encoded by the coding sequence ATGGCCAGAGTATTAGTCATTGAAGACAACGCAGCGAATATGAAACTCACCGCGCTACTACTACGAAATGCAGCACATACCGTGCTATGTGCAGTCGATGCCGAAACCGGCCTGACACTGGCACGCACCGAGCAGCCAGATCTGATCTTAATGGATATTCAACTACCAGATATGGATGGCTTAGCCGCAACGGCCTTGCTCAAACAAGACCCCTGTACCGCCGCGATTCCAGTGATTGCACTCACGGCACTCGCCATGAAAGCCGACAAGGAAAAAAGCCAGATCGCCGGTTGCGATGCCTATATCGCCAAACCGCTACGTTACCAAGAGCTGTATGCCGTCATCGACAGCTTGTTGGCTAAGGGCCAGAGCAAGCCAGCAGATCAGATGCCATGA